From a region of the Paenibacillus lutimineralis genome:
- a CDS encoding DinB family protein, translating to MAKTSTQMVEEYNGFIPFIASICELEDRYWDTPIAEGKWTVKDMLCHIMLWDKYFYEDAIEKIKLGEPLTVKHQDFNQFNAHAIQYAKSRTKLEIYDQFIEYRSKIIRTISGLQEEEYLRSYMDGDGKKFSINGYLRGFIPHDKKHKKQIQSFIKSLD from the coding sequence GTGGCAAAGACAAGTACGCAAATGGTGGAGGAGTACAATGGGTTTATTCCGTTCATTGCTTCAATCTGTGAGTTGGAGGATAGGTATTGGGATACTCCGATTGCAGAAGGGAAATGGACGGTGAAGGACATGCTGTGTCATATCATGCTCTGGGATAAGTATTTCTACGAGGACGCTATTGAGAAGATCAAGCTGGGAGAACCCCTGACTGTTAAGCATCAGGACTTCAACCAGTTCAATGCCCATGCGATCCAGTACGCGAAATCCAGGACGAAGCTGGAAATCTATGATCAATTCATAGAATATCGCTCGAAGATTATCCGTACTATTTCCGGTTTACAGGAAGAGGAGTATTTGCGAAGTTATATGGATGGAGACGGTAAGAAATTCAGCATTAACGGTTATTTACGTGGATTTATTCCGCATGATAAGAAACATAAGAAGCAAATACAGAGCTTTATCAAATCATTGGATTGA
- a CDS encoding helix-turn-helix transcriptional regulator, with product MSKISRLFEIVYILLDKRMVTAKELADHFEVSPRTIYRDLDILSEANIPIYTNKGKGGGISLLESYVLNKSLLSEQEQRDILSVLQGMKATHYPEVNQILTKMSGMFGFQQANWIEVDFTHWGDEKQERFQLIKTAILERHRLSFDYYGTSSYEKTTRVVEPLQLWFKGRTWYLRAYCLDRQAMRVFKLSRMKDLIVLEENCSRSNLDAIHEEQEQTGWAAQTMVTFKLKIKDTLLYRIYDEFEEEQIARCEDGSFIVTASYPEDDWVYGYILSFGDMAEVLEPTHIREIIKSKLKNMIGRYT from the coding sequence ATGTCAAAAATTTCGCGTTTGTTTGAAATTGTTTATATTTTACTGGATAAGCGGATGGTCACCGCAAAGGAGCTTGCAGATCATTTTGAGGTGTCACCGCGAACGATCTATCGAGATCTCGATATCCTTAGCGAGGCTAACATACCGATCTACACGAACAAAGGAAAGGGCGGCGGAATCAGTCTGCTCGAGAGCTATGTTCTGAACAAATCACTGCTATCTGAGCAGGAGCAGAGGGACATCCTCTCCGTCCTACAGGGCATGAAAGCAACTCATTATCCTGAAGTGAATCAGATTCTCACGAAAATGAGTGGTATGTTTGGGTTCCAGCAGGCAAACTGGATTGAGGTTGATTTTACTCATTGGGGCGATGAGAAGCAGGAGCGTTTCCAGCTCATTAAGACCGCTATACTGGAACGACACCGGCTTTCTTTCGACTATTATGGTACAAGCTCATATGAGAAAACAACACGGGTGGTGGAACCACTGCAGCTCTGGTTTAAAGGGAGAACCTGGTATTTGAGGGCGTATTGCCTGGACAGACAGGCGATGCGTGTGTTCAAGCTGTCAAGGATGAAAGATCTGATTGTCCTTGAAGAGAACTGTAGCCGGAGTAATCTGGATGCCATCCATGAAGAGCAAGAACAGACGGGCTGGGCAGCCCAGACGATGGTTACATTTAAGCTAAAAATAAAGGATACGTTATTATACCGGATTTATGATGAGTTCGAAGAGGAGCAAATTGCTCGCTGTGAGGATGGAAGTTTCATTGTGACAGCATCTTATCCGGAGGATGACTGGGTGTATGGCTATATCCTATCTTTTGGCGATATGGCTGAGGTGCTTGAACCCACACATATCCGTGAAATTATTAAAAGTAAATTGAAAAATATGATCGGAAGGTATACTTAA
- a CDS encoding radical SAM/SPASM domain-containing protein, with translation MKKFKKFYIETTSICNLACSFCPPTERQARFIKVEDFSKILDDIKPHTDYIYFHVKGEPLLHPKIDQLLDLSYEKGFKVNITTNGTLIHKAASKLLGKPALRQMNFSLHSFDGHAGSENREGYLREIFTFVREATALSDLIVSFRLWNLTRDNVENHIRSRNRATLGLIEEEFGLDYRIEEKVVPGSGVKIAERIYLNQDVEFDWPDLKAEEDDGRGFCHALRNQAGILVDGTVIPCCLDGEGVINLGNVYDRPFSEIIEGERANRLYEGFSRREAVEELCRKCGYRRRFGK, from the coding sequence ATGAAGAAATTCAAGAAATTTTATATTGAGACGACGAGCATTTGCAATTTGGCCTGTAGTTTCTGCCCACCAACGGAGAGACAAGCCCGTTTTATTAAAGTGGAGGATTTCAGCAAAATCCTGGATGATATTAAGCCGCATACGGATTATATATATTTTCATGTTAAAGGCGAACCGCTGCTTCACCCCAAAATTGATCAATTGCTTGATCTGAGCTATGAAAAAGGCTTCAAAGTGAATATTACAACAAATGGAACGTTGATTCATAAGGCAGCTTCCAAGCTGCTCGGCAAGCCTGCGCTAAGGCAAATGAATTTCTCCCTACACAGCTTCGATGGACATGCCGGCTCGGAGAATCGCGAAGGCTATTTGCGAGAGATCTTCACCTTCGTGCGCGAAGCGACGGCACTATCGGATTTGATTGTGTCCTTCCGACTCTGGAATCTAACGAGAGATAATGTCGAGAACCACATACGCAGCCGCAATAGAGCTACCCTTGGCTTGATCGAAGAGGAGTTTGGACTTGATTATCGGATTGAGGAGAAGGTAGTTCCTGGCAGCGGTGTTAAAATTGCCGAACGGATTTATTTGAATCAGGATGTGGAGTTCGATTGGCCTGATCTGAAAGCGGAAGAGGACGATGGACGTGGATTCTGCCATGCGCTGCGCAATCAGGCGGGAATTCTAGTCGATGGTACAGTGATCCCTTGTTGCCTAGATGGAGAGGGAGTTATTAACTTAGGCAATGTGTACGATAGGCCATTCTCTGAGATTATTGAGGGAGAGAGAGCGAATCGCTTATACGAAGGATTCTCGCGCAGGGAAGCCGTCGAGGAGCTATGCCGCAAGTGCGGGTATCGCCGTAGATTCGGGAAATAA